From Nitrospirota bacterium, the proteins below share one genomic window:
- a CDS encoding DUF5615 family PIN-like protein, translating to MIKLYLDEDVHKKVAAALRLKGYDVLSAHEVQKQSLTDIQQMEYAVAQHRAIFTFNAGDFDRLHKDYLRNGKDHFGILLSKQLPVSETVKHLTKFLFTHSVEEMRNNVYWI from the coding sequence ATGATCAAACTGTACCTCGACGAAGACGTTCACAAGAAGGTCGCTGCGGCCCTGCGTCTGAAGGGCTACGATGTTCTCAGCGCCCATGAGGTACAGAAACAAAGCCTTACCGACATCCAGCAAATGGAATATGCTGTCGCGCAACATCGAGCGATATTTACTTTTAATGCCGGTGATTTTGATCGACTTCATAAGGATTATTTGAGGAACGGAAAGGATCATTTCGGCATACTTCTTTCAAAGCAACTCCCCGTCAGCGAAACAGTCAAGCACCTCACGAAGTTTCTCTTTACGCATTCGGTCGAGGAAATGAGAAATAACGTTTACTGGATTTAA